One Aegilops tauschii subsp. strangulata cultivar AL8/78 chromosome 7, Aet v6.0, whole genome shotgun sequence genomic window carries:
- the LOC109747747 gene encoding calcium-dependent protein kinase 26 → MAAGGAGGAKYNSYKAPGLRGAILEAAHASCLGDRYALGEQLGWGQFGVIRSCSDMVTGEALACKSIAKDRLTSPDDVRGVRLEIEVMARLSGHPNVVDLKAVYEDQDSVHLVMELCAGGELFHRLQERGCFPEHEAATLFRYLMEVVAHCHSKGIVHRDLKPENILLVSKSPSSPIKLADFGLATYTQPGQRLSGTVGSPFYIAPEVLAGGYNEAADVWSAGVILYILLSGIPPFWGKTKSKIFECIRSMELRFPSDPWDRVSDSAKELITDMLRRDPSQRLTAEQVLEHPWIREHTDDSRDSCGGCHEIGLGREEPGSCSFSTPMATRSRDVSFSTGGPIACQGLSEEPCSPTFSCRSSFSAFSAARAPAPSCGALLFSFGDSPEPMKDAAPVVSMPSFSFFCGLGSDEPEPPAAASGNDTTKENEAHCVEDTAAVGLTAASSSALTRMAEAALRGAAATRANPSSRSRRNHTIGASEGGHQHDLDMAVAESVIRWASCTHLSTTLSLRASLVC, encoded by the exons ATGGCCgctggcggcgccggcggcgccaAGTACAACTCGTACAAGGCGCCGGGGCTGCGGGGCGCGATACTGGAGGCGGCGCACGCCTCGTGCCTCGGCGACCGGTACGCGCTCGGGGAGCAGCTCGGGTGGGGCCAGTTCGGGGTCATCCGGTCCTGCTCTGACATGGTCACCGGCGAGGCGCTGGCCTGCAAGTCCATCGCCAAGGACCGGCTCACGTCCCCCGACGACGTGCGCGGCGTCCGGCTCGAGATCGAGGTCATGGCGCGCCTCTCGGGCCACCCCAACGTCGTCGACCTCAAGGCGGTGTACGAGGACCAGGACTCGGTGCACCTCGTCATGGAGCTCTGCGCCGGCGGGGAGCTCTTCCACCGCCTCCAGGAGCGCGGCTGCTTCCCGGAGCACGAGGCCGCCACGCTCTTCAGGTACCTCATGGAGGTCGTCGCGCACTGCCACAGCAAGGGGATCGTGCACCGGGACCTCAAGCCCGAGAACATCCTCCTCGTCAGCAAGTCGCCGTCCTCGCCCATCAAGCTCGCCGACTTTGGCCTTGCCACCTACACCCAGCCTG GTCAAAGACTGAGCGGCACGGTGGGGAGCCCGTTTTACATCGCGCCGGAGGTGCTTGCCGGCGGGTACAACGAGGCTGCCGACGTGTGGAGCGCCGGGGTTATACTCTACATCCTTCTGAGTGGCATCCCGCCGTTCTGGGGGAAGACCAAGTCGAAGATCTTCGAGTGTATCAGGTCGATGGAGCTGCGGTTCCCTTCCGATCCCTGGGACAGGGTTTCGGATTCGGCCAAGGAGCTCATCACCGACATGCTGCGGCGTGATCCTAGTCAGAGGCTTACAGCCGAGCAAGTTCTAG AGCATCCCTGGATACGAGAACACACCGACGATTCGCGCGATTCCTGCGGCGGTTGCCATGAGATCGGCCTCGGGAGGGAGGAGCCCGGCTCGTGCTCGTTCTCCACGCCGATGGCGACACGCAGCCGCGACGTGAGCTTCAGCACCGGCGGCCCGATCGCCTGCCAGGGCCTGTCGGAGGAACCCTGCTCTCCAACATTCTCCTGCAGATCGTCCTTCTCTGCGTTCAGCGCAGCCAGGGCTCCAGCTCCATCTTGCGGAGCCTTGTTATTCTCATTCGGCGACAGCCCCGAACCCATGAAGGATGCTGCACCCGTTGTGTCGATGCCAAGCTTCTCATTTTTCTGCGGGCTAGGGTCCGACGAGCCCGAGCCACCGGCGGCGGCGTCAGGCAACGACACCACGAAGGAGAATGAAGCTCATTGTGTCGAAGACACCGCGGCGGTGGGCCTcacggccgcctcctcctcggctCTGACGAGGATGGCGGAGGCAGCCCtgagaggggcggcggcgacgagggcgAACCCGTCGTCGCGCAGCAGGCGGAACCACACGATCGGCGCCAGCGAGGGGGGGCACCAGCATGACCTGGACATGGCGGTGGCCGAGTCGGTGATCCGGTGGGCGTCGTGCACGCACTTGTCCACCACCCTGTCCCTCCGCGCCTCGCTCGTGTGCTAG
- the LOC109747745 gene encoding uncharacterized protein: protein MSSSDAAAAAPPDDDAKLQCFLQWLQANGADLRGCTIRACGRKGFGVYATAPDAAAADGVVMAVPLDLAVTPMRVLQDPLVGPRCRALFEDGGVDDRLLVMLFLMAERLRPTSLWKPYLDVLPSTFGSSVWFDDEELAEVEGTTLHRATVMQKKSLQALFNDKVKALVEELLHIDEAGSSIEVRFEDFLWANSIFWTRALNIPLPHSYVFPGSLDGQQIRTGEVLGDSDLTTQQETDTTTKNSSCDENSESHNMESIWVEGLVPGIDFCNHNVKALATWEVDSEGNLTGIPASMYLILAQAGKSSVETGTEIYINYGNKGNEELLYLYGFVVDNNPDDYLMVHYPVEALRQLQSADIKMKLIEMQKAELRCLLPTSLLDRGFFGTSTSSGEDDDNKKKHFSSYSWSGQRKVPSYLQKNVFPQEFLSTLRTIAMQEHELEQVASLLGEVGSSEDGEPSDAEIKSAIWEVCGDNGALGLLVDLLRVKMAELEEGTGTEASDSQLLEKFDSNDPDDSSSATVESIEATKSRVNRRSCIVYRRGQKQLTRMFLREAERLLELSAEEQI from the exons atGTCGTCgtccgacgccgccgccgccgccccgcccgacGACGACGCCAAGCTCCAGTGCTTCCTGCAATGGCTCCAG GCCAACGGCGCCGACCTCCGCGGTTGCACGATCCGCGCCtgcggccgcaagggcttcggcgTCTACGCCACCGCCCCCGACGCAGCCGCCGCCGACG GGGTGGTGATGGCGGTGCCGCTGGACCTCGCCGTCACCCCGATGCGGGTGCTACAGGACCCGCTCGTTGGCCCGCGGTGCCGCGCGCTCTTCGAGGACGGCGGCGTCGACGACCGCCTCCTCGTCATGCTCTTCCTCATGGCCGAGCGCCTCCGCCCCACCTCCCTCTGGAAGCC GTACTTGGATGTGCTCCCGAGCACCTTCGGGAGCTCCGTGTGGTTCGACGACGAGGAGCTCGCCGAGGTGGAAGGGACGACGCTGCACCGTGCGACCGTCATGCAG AAAAAGTCACTACAAGCATTGTTCAATGATAAGGTGAAAGCTCTGGTCGAGGAGCTTCTACATATCGATGAAGCAGGAAG CTCAATTGAAGTGCGGTTTGAGGACTTCCTTTG GGCAAACTCGATTTTCTGGACTCGAGCGCTCAACATCCCATTGCCTCATTCATACGTTTTTCCGGGCTCACTTGATGGACAGCAGATCAGAACTGGGGAAGTTTTGGGTGATTCTGATCTCACCACCCAACAG GAAACTGACACTACAACAAAGAATAGTAGCTGCGACGAGAATTCTGAATCTCATAATATGGAGTCAATATGGGTCGAGGGCCTCGTGCCAGGAATCGATTTCTGTAACCATA ATGTAAAGGCTCTGGCGACATGGGAAGTTGATTCGGAGGGAAATTTAACAGGAATTCCTGCTTCAATGTACCTCATACTTG CGCAAGCTGGTAAAAGCTCTGTTGAGACTGGGACAGAGATCTACATAAATTATGGCAACAAAGGAAATGAG GAACTGCTATACCTATATGGATTTGTGGTTGACAACAATCCAGATGATTATCTCATG GTTCATTATCCAGTAGAAGCTCTTAGACAGCTTCAGTCTGCTGACATTAAAATGAAGCTAATTGAGATGCAG AAGGCTGAATTGAGATGTCTTCTACCTACAAGTTTGCTTGATAGGGGATTTTTCGGAACCAGTACCAGTTCTGGTGAAGATGATGATAACAAGAAAAAGCATTTTTCTAGTTACAGTTGGAGTGGTCAACGCAAAGTTCCATCATATCTCCAAAAAAATGTTTTCCCTCAAGAATTTTTAAGTACTCTTCGCACAATTGCCATGCAAGAACATGAACTTGAACAGGTTGCTTCCCTGCTTGGAGAG GTTGGGTCTAGTGAGGATGGAGAACCATCTGATGCAGAGATCAAAAGCGCTATATGGGAGGTGTGCGGTGATAATGGAGCGCTAGGATTGCTTGTGGATCTTCTTAGGGTGAA AATGGCTGAACTTGAAGAAGGCACTGGAACAGAAGCATCTGACAGTCAACTGCTGGAGAAATTTGATTCCAATGATCCAGACGACTCCTCGAG TGCAACCGTCGAGAGCATCGAAGCGACGAAGTCAAGAGTGAACAGAAGGTCGTGTATAGTGTACCGTAGAGGGCAGAAGCAGCTGACGAGGATGTTCCTCAGGGAGGCGGAACGTCTTCTGGAGCTGTCCGCGGAGGAGCAGATATAG